A window of the Dioscorea cayenensis subsp. rotundata cultivar TDr96_F1 chromosome 14, TDr96_F1_v2_PseudoChromosome.rev07_lg8_w22 25.fasta, whole genome shotgun sequence genome harbors these coding sequences:
- the LOC120275316 gene encoding LOW QUALITY PROTEIN: UPF0481 protein At3g47200-like (The sequence of the model RefSeq protein was modified relative to this genomic sequence to represent the inferred CDS: deleted 1 base in 1 codon): MESNHSSSPSWLLDLESQIQHENAEFKSPVQPWIFRAPPSIRKGGDEEYEPRVVSLGPYHHGKQHLMAFEAHKWRALVHCARRSKKDVNQLVKIVEKEVSALMTCYDNLDEKWSKIYSRFCEAYGEDGCFMLEIIRLAFIHKINRHEPIFSQPNKKNDYPSYDPVFSQHGLAYNMIDVQKDMMLLENQLPLLLLRLLFSVLDFSDDIRIWESEATKFIYSNMGFKSVLRASPASKDIFHHLDYVYRCMDVQFPPVLFRQKYNSSPTMRTTIELSNAGAELQRSQDNIINFYKGTLTVPRTVVDDTTKRKLFNLIAYERLRCTGAVVNAYVIFMANLMKKPEDVTLLCAVGILENNLGSPEQVVELYSAISDGLVDSEGHLESIHGMINEYCDTKWRRCRAYLKRTYFRSPWALFSLVYALVLFLFTVAQTYYAIAAYYAPKEESHPK, translated from the exons atGGAGAGTAATCACTCAAGCTCTCCCtcttggttgttggatcttgaAAGCCAAATCCAACATGAAAACGCAGAATTCAAGTCGCCAGTGCAACCATGGATTTTCAGGGCCCCTCCAAGCATCCGAAAGGGCGGCGATGAGGAATACGAGCCAAGAGTGGTGTCTTTAGGCCCTTACCATCATGGCAAGCAGCACCTCATGGCTTTTGAAGCTCACAAGTGGAGAGCCCTTGTCCACTGTGCCAGGAGATCAAAGAAAGACGTCAACCAGTTGGTTAAAATAGTTGAAAAAGAAGTGTCAGCACTTATGACTTGTTATGACAACCTTGATGAGAAGTGGAGTAAAATCTACTCAAGATTTTGTGAAGCTTATGGTGA GGATGGATGCTTCATGTTGGAGATCATTCGTCTTGCATTTATTCACAAGATAAACCGCCATGAACCTATTTTCAGCCAGCCGAATAAAAAGAATGACTACCCTTCTTATGACCCTGTTTTCAGCCAGCATGGTCTGGCTTACAACATGATCGACGTTCAAAAGGACATGATGCTCCTAGAAAACCAGCTTCCTCTTCTGCTTCTAAGGTTGCTCTTCTCTGTTCTGGATTTCTCTGATGATATTCGAATATGGGAG AGCGAAGCAACGAAATTCATTTACAGCAACATGGGTTTTAAGTCAGTGCTTCGAGCTAGTCCGGCCTCCAAAGATATATTTCATCACTTAGACTACGTTTACCGGTGCATGGATGTCCAATTCCCTCCAGTTCTGTTCagacaaaaatacaactcaTCACCCACAATGAGAACCACAATTGAGCTTTCCAACGCCGGAGCAGAGCTTCAAAGGAGCCAAGACAACATCATCAACTTCTACAAAGGCACTCTCACAGTCCCACGTACTGTCGTTGATGACACAACAAAGCGAAAGCTCTTCAACCTCATCGCTTATGAACGACTTCGCTGCACTGGCGCTGTCGTTAATGCCTACGTGATTTTCATGGCCAATCTTATGAAGAAGCCGGAGGATGTCACTTTGCTTTGTGCTGTGGGAATCCTTGAGAACAACCTTGGTAGCCCTGAACAAGTTGTGGAGCTTTATAGTGCCATTTCTGATGGACTTGTGGATTCTGAAGGCCATCTTGAAAGTATTCATGGTATGATTAATGAGTATTGTGACACCAAATGGAGACGTTGCAGAGCTTATCTTAAAAGGACATACTTTAGAAGTCCATGGGCTTTGTTCTCTCTTGTGTATGCTcttgttctctttctcttcaCTGTTGCACAAACTTACTACGCCATTGCTGCTTACTATGCTCCCAAAGAAGAATCACATCCTAAGTGA
- the LOC120275375 gene encoding UPF0481 protein At3g47200-like, whose translation MENAESSFSSLLSDIQMAIEAATKESKLREQQDQSCVMRVPWRNTKCMNDYEPQMVSLGPYHHGKRNLQAFEDYKWEALVHFIRRSEIQADEFVKVVRQDAALLMKCYDKLEKKWSSSSQDFVKLMLTDGCFILEIVRLAFEYNKEGYPPDQEPFLGPDINWLHKIILIREDMLLLENQLPFRLLYSLLTVLHKSSPNKSNLERDAKRVLRFIHWDNPLKMVGVDDLKTALHPTGLPLFQHESQVSRRIAAARRLRITDYKNGT comes from the exons atggaGAATGCTGAGTCTAGCTTTTCCTCTTTGTTGTCGGATATTCAAATGGCTATCGAGGCTGCCACTAAAGAGAGCAAGTTGCGGGAGCAGCAAGATCAATCATGCGTCATGAGGGTGCCTTGGAGGAACACAAAGTGCATGAACGACTACGAACCACAAATGGTGTCCTTGGGTCCTTATCATCATGGCAAACGAAACCTCCAGGCCTTCGAAGATTACAAGTGGGAAGCCCTCGTCCATTTTATCAGGAGATCAGAAATACAGGCTGACGAGTTCGTTAAAGTAGTGCGACAAGATGCAGCCTTACTTATGAAGTGCTATGACAAACTTGAGAAGAAGTGGAGttcttcttctcaagattttgtgAAGCTTATGTTGACGGACGGATGCTTTATATTGGAGATCGTTCGTCTAGCATTTGAATACAATAAGGAGGGCTACCCACCTGATCAGGAACCATTCTTAGGGCCAGACATTAATTGGCTTCATAAAATCATCCTTATACGTGAGGACATGTTGCTATTGGAAAACCAGCTCCCTTTCAGGCTTCTGTACTCGCTTCTAACTGTGCTGCATAAGTCTTCtccaaataaaagtaatttGGAG AGGGATGCCAAACGTGTATTGAGATTTATTCATTGGGACAACCCTTTGAAGATGGTTGGAGTGGATGACTTGAAAACTGCACTTCATCCCACTGGATTACCTTTATTCCAGCATGAGTCTCAAGTCTCGCGCAGAATCGCGGCTGCAAGAAGACTACGTATTACCGACTACAAAAACGGCACTTGA